In Lineus longissimus chromosome 9, tnLinLong1.2, whole genome shotgun sequence, one genomic interval encodes:
- the LOC135493710 gene encoding TBC1 domain family member whacked-like, whose product MEGNIEAFDHHGFQLSPPSSSRFPTPPSSSTCSPPSPLADSVALMTVASPSCVCSSPKLNGRTRRKPRVVNRKKDLTSSTEKVWGVLLDGWKGNNTNSKQNGKLESLLSKGVPTSVRPTLWKTLLESETLATASKFDYKSNVVALREQLVDCGLSEYGGKKILMALNQMSFEKDTELLNKGMIPIRYIRQIMADLDRTYPTHRMFMGDRPEAKEGRASLFRVLAVYVRYNKQVGYCQGMSYIAGMLLMLMGEEDTFWCIVSLLERHKYLLGYFDTKLTRIHMHGHIFSRLLRKRHPRLAKHFHNLEIEVLMFITPWFMSLFTCLSCWDMVLAIWDMLIIKGFTSIFQVSLAIISLCEEELLEKTEMSTLLPILLHLPHNIVAHKTLLPVIQATVVEKWEIDGLQAVIEEEISLARTMKKRRRPERENAVPQEQDCRAKRQKTANDSSNQGLFGKLVNMFSWTGTEEPPKRATRHRPIVQSKSRVPGKVRKATALGYPFQGHISPCQEAREKRNKFGEHAIPPRRSPRLALITLSNPNAGQATDRLVGESAKTRFVFKGFATPTPLRQSQKMYASPAFVSSPEVELKPMTRK is encoded by the exons ATGGAGGGAAATATTGAGGCATTTGACCACCATGGATTTCAACTTTCCCCACCAAGTTCTTCACGTTTTCCGACACCGCCCTCGTCAAGCACCTGCAGCCCACCCAGTCCCTTGGCCGATTCTGTGGCCCTGATGACTGTTGCATCGCCTTCCTGTGTTTGCTCATCTCCTAAACTAAATGGAAGAACAAGAAGAAAGCCAAGAGTGGT AAATAGGAAAAAGGATTTGACCAGCAGCACTGAAAAGGTTTGGGGAGTCTTGCTGGATGGATGGAAAGGTAACAACACAAACAGTAAACAAAATGGGAAG CTTGAAAGCCTTCTGTCTAAAGGTGTCCCAACCTCTGTCCGGCCAACCCTGTGGAAAACTCTGCTAGAAAGTGAAACGTTAGCTACGGCATCGAAGTTTGACTATAAATCGAATGTGGTGGCGCTGCGGGAACAGCTGGTCGATTGTGGTCTCAGCGAGTATGGTGGGAAAAAGATACTGATGGCACTGAATCAGATGTCGTTCGAGAAGGATACAGAGCTGCTGAACAAGGGGATGATACCAATCAGGTACATCAGGCAGATCATGGCGGACTTGG ATCGAACCTATCCAACGCACCGCATGTTCATGGGCGACCGACCTGAAGCAAAGGAGGGGAGGGCGTCTTTGTTCAGGGTGCTGGCTGTGTATGTCAGATACAACAAACAAGTGGGATACTGCCAAG GAATGTCCTACATTGCTGGCATGCTCTTGATGTTGATGGGAGAGGAAGATACCTTCTGGTGTATCGTGTCACTATTAGAACGCCACAAATATCTCCTGGgttattttgataccaaattgACAAG GATCCACATGCATGGCCACATCTTCAGCAGACTACTACGTAAAAGGCATCCACGACTTGCCAAACATTTT CATAACCTAGAAATCGAAGTCCTGATGTTCATAACACCTTGGTTCATGTCCCTGTTCACCTGTTTGTCCTGTTGGGACATGGTCCTGGCTATCTGGGACATGCTTATTATCAAAG GTTTCACCAGCATCTTTCAAGTGTCTCTTGCGATCATCTCGCTATGCGAGGAGGAACTTCTCGAGAAAACGGAAATGTCTACTCTTTTGCCAATCCTTCTTCATCTACCACACAACAT AGTTGCCCACAAGACGCTACTCCCTGTGATTCAAGCGACTGTGGTTGAGAAGTGGGAGATTGATGGACTCCAGGCCGTCATTGAGGAAGAGATCTCATTGGCTAGGACCATGAAGAAAAGGAGACGACCAGAGCGGGAGAATGCAGTTCCTCAGGAACAGGATTGCCGAGCGAAGAGGCAGAAAACTGCCAATG ACTCATCCAACCAAGGCCTGTTTGGCAAGCTAGTCAATATGTTCTCCTGGACAGGCACCGAGGAGCCCCCGAAGAGGGCCACACGACACCGGCCTATTGTTCAGAGTAAAAGCCGCGTACCAGGCAAAGTGAGGAAGGCAACTGCCCTTGGATACCCGTTTCAAGGCCACATTTCTCCTTGTCAAGAAGCTCGAGAAAAGAG GAATAAATTTGGTGAACATGCCATCCCACCTCGCCGAAGCCCAAGACTTGCGCTCATCACGCTGTCAAATCCAAACGCCGGCCAGGCCACGGACCGTCTCGTGGGAGAATCGGCCAAAACTCGATTTGTCTTCAAGGGGTTCGCCACTCCAACTCCTCTCAGGCAGTCCCAGAAGATGTATGCATCACCAGCTTTCGTTTCTAGTCCTGAGGTTGAATTGAAACCGATGACCAGAAAATAg